A single genomic interval of Stieleria maiorica harbors:
- a CDS encoding M48 family metalloprotease, which yields MQLYYFLAVILSLSLGSLPASSQSFARAAGFTALVIVAWWVLCYLAVRLVVRLIDQGEVDARVGYDWFDRQTECFRWFSLGLVLLCLGGFGLGRNFDQLPVVQDSLALQATVLLFPAMAMMSGLWAGEYLFAARLGLVRPNVWAGLKSIVATLRCSVGWLIAPIVGILALIDFVSLTSIGDQVPPWVAWGALGLVLVAGIPVLVRRIFPTTPLDDATLHWIRSVVAAAGIPRCKIVQWDTGLRTHNAMIAGLLGRFRVLMLSDRLVRELSREELAMVILHEVAHARRHHVPLRIAALVPAWLAGAALERGLMHDSLSAWVADWATDWAGTLGSALSLLATVLILRIVSYRSEYDADAVACRLAPTVSQVCADVPPTESEAGHQLAAALLRVTEDSDAARKPTWLHPGIGDRIDAFAG from the coding sequence ATGCAGCTCTACTACTTCCTGGCCGTCATCCTCTCGCTCAGTTTGGGGTCGCTGCCCGCATCCAGCCAATCGTTCGCCCGAGCAGCGGGCTTCACCGCCCTGGTGATCGTCGCTTGGTGGGTGCTGTGTTACCTGGCGGTGCGATTGGTCGTGCGATTGATCGATCAAGGCGAAGTGGACGCGCGGGTCGGCTACGATTGGTTTGATCGGCAAACCGAGTGTTTTCGTTGGTTTTCTTTGGGATTGGTGCTGCTTTGTCTGGGGGGATTCGGGCTCGGCCGCAATTTCGATCAACTGCCGGTGGTGCAAGATTCGTTGGCGTTGCAGGCGACGGTGCTGCTGTTTCCTGCGATGGCGATGATGTCCGGATTATGGGCGGGCGAGTATCTGTTTGCGGCGCGGCTGGGGTTGGTGCGGCCCAACGTGTGGGCAGGATTGAAGTCGATCGTTGCGACGCTGCGTTGCAGCGTCGGCTGGCTGATCGCACCGATCGTCGGCATTTTGGCACTGATCGACTTCGTCTCGCTGACATCGATCGGGGATCAGGTGCCGCCGTGGGTGGCCTGGGGCGCGCTTGGGCTGGTGCTGGTCGCCGGGATCCCGGTCTTGGTCCGACGCATCTTTCCGACGACGCCCCTGGATGATGCGACGCTGCACTGGATCCGATCCGTTGTTGCCGCTGCCGGGATCCCACGCTGCAAGATCGTGCAGTGGGACACGGGACTGCGAACCCACAATGCGATGATCGCCGGTTTGCTGGGGCGTTTTCGCGTGCTGATGTTGAGCGACCGGTTGGTCCGAGAGCTCAGCCGAGAGGAACTTGCGATGGTGATTTTGCACGAGGTGGCGCATGCGAGACGGCATCACGTGCCGCTGCGGATTGCCGCGCTGGTTCCCGCCTGGCTGGCCGGCGCGGCGCTAGAGCGGGGACTGATGCACGATTCGCTTTCTGCTTGGGTGGCGGATTGGGCAACGGATTGGGCCGGAACGCTTGGTAGCGCCCTGAGTCTGCTGGCCACCGTGTTGATCTTGCGAATCGTCAGCTACCGCAGCGAATACGACGCCGATGCGGTCGCCTGTCGTTTGGCGCCGACGGTCTCTCAAGTTTGCGCCGACGTTCCGCCGACCGAGAGCGAAGCGGGACACCAGCTCGCCGCGGCGCTGCTGCGAGTGACCGAAGACAGCGACGCGGCCCGCAAGCCGACGTGGTTGCATCCCGGCATCGGCGATCGCATCGACGCGTTTGCCGGATAA